In Mustela nigripes isolate SB6536 chromosome 2, MUSNIG.SB6536, whole genome shotgun sequence, a single window of DNA contains:
- the LOC132010061 gene encoding transmembrane epididymal protein 1A-like, which produces MGTFQGHLLAGVFFLVFSLYYAVMMSLALLRGQRLLRPPLPPREKRGHRWWQRVPVQGVMKVVIALGGIIPEFFYPPGVNRMKIIDWENPQRPFIFYNNWGHVTMYGFFMLSGVVDIVSQACQAWQNVKLERAAEALAFCVLVLLMAAHLENKGTLEIRVHVLFVVPTFLVSLVLIIEVWVPDQPTLWVLKSWLGLVLSCWMLQLSVLMYVPLSGQPWKAENPGDLTFLTIFFCWYLALGAALLAAIYGLCSLWHHRFSSWRETPGAKYQPCPRGYSNEELEKLGTEAMLQDGGV; this is translated from the coding sequence ATGGGTACCTTCCAAGGACACCTGCTGGCAGGAGTATTCTTCCTCGTCTTCTCTCTGTACTATGCAGTGATGATGTCCTTGGCCCTGCTGCGGGGACAGAGGTTACTCAGACCCCCTTTGCCCCCAAGGGAGAAGCGAGGACACAGGTGGTGGCAGCGGGTACCTGTGCAAGGGGTGATGAAGGTGGTCATTGCCCTGGGCGGCATCATTCCTGAGTTCTTCTACCCCCCAGGAGTAAACCGGATGAAGATAATAGACTGGGAGAACCCTCAGCGACCGTTCATATTTTACAACAACTGGGGTCATGTCACCATGTATGGGTTCTTCATGCTCAGTGGCGTGGTGGACATCGTGAGCCAGGCATGTCAGGCATGGCAGAACGTCAAGCTGGAGCGAGCAGCTGAGGCCCTGGCCTTCTGTGTGCTGGTGCTGCTGATGGCCGCCCACCTGGAGAACAAGGGCACCCTGGAGATCCGCGTGCATGTGCTGTTTGTGGTGCCCACCTTCCTGGTGAGCCTGGTGCTCATCATCGAGGTCTGGGTCCCTGACCAGCCCACGCTGTGGGTGCTCAAGAGCTGGCTGGGACTGGTGCTGAGCTGCTGGATGTTACAGCTCTCTGTGCTGATGTACGTTCCCCTCTCGGGGCAGCCCTGGAAGGCAGAGAACCCGGGAGACCTCACCTTCCTCACCATCTTCTTTTGTTGGTACCTGGCCTTGGGTGCCGCCCTACTGGCTGCCATCTACGGTCTCTGCAGCCTCTGGCACCATCGCTTCTCCTCCTGGAGGGAGACCCCAGGGGCCAAGTACCAGCCGTGTCCCAGAGGCTACAGCAATGAGGAGCTGGAGAAGCTGGGGACAGAGGCCATGCTACAGGATGGGGGCGTCTAG